A region of Betta splendens chromosome 13, fBetSpl5.4, whole genome shotgun sequence DNA encodes the following proteins:
- the zmp:0000001236 gene encoding mastermind-like protein 2, whose amino-acid sequence MGEATPQSAAGAFGPMLGVGLGAMPGGVGGGPVVGAARGSAVPQLHNAIVERLRARIELCRRHHSTCESRYQRGQAESSDREHESTLHLLNIVHQGPGGRKAKGSRASNQQPPEYSRSNGEQKASEGEQKISTRIAIQGSLRRKIEGHAPGHPPKNGLSCGFSGSDFKRVRVDAGALGHGPCSHNLTQPHSLQGSSVMGMQRKNYVMPHGVGSDIFNMTLKEMKKEPTEVHSCGQSAAEMMFDFKDEGGGQIDPELQDLFDELTKSVPPLNDLEFEKMLKQDDAFGLDLGRPNSAGAAASLCSPMDKPIKVEHSPDYGPAHGGSPQLRPASAGPSFALTGAASSATPQKAGAPAGHRTMPCWPEISHAEQLKQMAANQQQPSSLLHHHLHQTPPAGLSSWAPALGTHSSAGAFPQDKVSPPALAQQRMGSQSKGVNNCLFKSNGHDGAHHLDLKALGTKPTLHFSPKASHPAGQPMPVMSSSVKTSAPPPPPSTGHGRPHPLHYQNQQMATPGPLCLQPKAAPAGLPFKASQQRQGVPPGPRLPTGGGLGVMSPQPRPPAPTSQKGPVKAQAMQRQLSQQQQQQHVIGTKDKDNAHDQFSRHLTRPPPDYKQTRSMVGVQQGSIFPDQSSSRSPNTVPENELQSMSCHLSSGSGSKMSPSPSDHRFGLGTDCHLNSCISPFQQLNNPNRVGLNPNKPRFLGPSAQGASFGMSNVASVQHPRTAADLHPSGGLGQGLGGLMSNVTMGWGSGNKQVAGGLGVRRLPNLLQDVANHAYPQRHLGPPNQIAPDIGMLPLNPSVRDAGPRPSQPLMGSPSGVGNLNQASPEQRVPAGNFAAEPCSSSGGYQNNRASHLTFDFLPEGDNTVPGINTDSDFIDSLLKSGSGNDDWMKDINLDEILGGHS is encoded by the exons ATGGGAGAAGCGACCCCTCAGTCTGCTGCAGGAGCCTTCGGTCCCATGTTGGGCGTCGGGCTGGGAGCTATGCCCGGTGGGGTCGGCGGCGGGCCGGTGGTGGGCGCCGCCAGGGGCTCCGCGGTGCCGCAGCTGCACAACGCCATCGTGGAGCGTCTGCGCGCCCGCATAGAGCTGTGCAGGAGGCACCACTCCACCTGCGAGAGCCGCTACCAAAGGGGCCAGGCCGAGAGCTCGGACCGGGAGCACGAGAGCACGCTGCACCTCCTCAACATAGTGCACCAAGGGCCGGGGGGCCGGAAGGCAAAGGGCAGCCGGGCTTCGAACCAGCAGCCTCCGGAGTACAGCAGGAGCAACGGGGAGCAGAAGGCGTCGGAGGGCGAGCAGAAGATTTCCACGCGCATAGCG ATTCAAGGATCTTTGCGGAGGAAGATTGAGGGACACGCGCCGGGACACCCCCCGAAGAACGGGCTCTCCTGTGGTTTCTCTGGATCGGACTTTAAGAGAGTCCGGGTGGATGCCGGCGCTTTGGGACACGGGCCCTGCAGCCACAACCTAACCCAGCCCCACTCCCTGCAGGGCTCCTCTGTCATGGGCATGCAGAGGAAGAACTACGTCATGCCCCACGGGGTGGGGTCGGACATATTCAACATGACcctgaaagaaatgaaaaaggagCCCACCGAGGTCCACTCCTGTGGCCAGTCCGCCGCGGAGATGATGTTCGACTTCAAAGATGAAGGCGGAGGTCAGATCGACCCCGAGCTCCAGGATCTGTTTGATGAGCTGACGAAGTCGGTGCCGCCGCTGAACGACCTGGAGTTTGAGAAGATGCTGAAGCAGGACGACGCCTTCGGCCTGGACCTGGGCCGGCCCAACTCCGCGGGCGCGGCCGCCAGCCTGTGCTCCCCCATGGACAAGCCCATAAAGGTGGAGCACTCCCCCGACTACGGCCCGGCCCACGGCGGCTCGCCGCAGCTGCGCCCGGCCTCGGCCGGGCCCTCGTTCGCGCTGACCGGCGCCGCCTCCAGCGCGACGCCGCAGAAGGCCGGCGCCCCAGCGGGGCACAGAACCATGCCCTGCTGGCCCGAGATTTCCCACGccgagcagctgaagcagatggCGGCgaaccagcagcagccgagctcgctgctccatcaccacctccaccagacgccccctgctgggctgaGCAGCTGGGCGCCCGCGCTGGGAACCCACTCCTCCGCCGGCGCCTTCCCCCAGGACAAGGTCTCGCCGCCGGCGCTGGCCCAGCAGAGGATGGGCTCCCAGAGCAAAGGCGTCAACAACTGCCTCTTCAAGTCCAACGGCCACGACGGCGCCCACCATTTGGACCTGAAGGCTCTCGGCACCAAGCCCACGCTGCACTTCAGCCCCAAGGCGTCGCATCCGGCCGGTCAGCCCATGCCCGTCATGTCCAGCTCAGTGAAGACGTCGGCTCCGCCGCCACCGCCGTCCACGGGCCACGGGCGGCCGCATCCGCTCCactaccagaaccagcagatGGCCACGCCGGGGCCCCTGTGCCTGCAGCCCAAGGCTGCTCCTGCAGGGCTGCCCTTCAAAGCGTCGCAGCAGCGGCAG GGCGTTCCACCCGGTCCTCGGTTGCCCACAGGCGGAGGCTTGGGGGTCATGTCTCCCCAGCCGCGACCCCCAGCGCCGACCAGCCAGAAAGGCCCGGTCAAAGCCCAGGCCATGCAGAGGcagctcagccagcagcagcagcagcagcacgtgatCGGCACTAAG GATAAAGATAATGCACACGATCAGTTCAGTCGTCATCTCACGCGACCGCCCCCTGATTATAAGCAGACGAGGAGCATGGTGGGAGTTCAGCAGGGAAGCATCTTTCCAG ACCAGAGCTCCTCCAGGTCTCCCAACACTGTCCCTGAAAATGAGCTGCAGTCCATGTCCTGCCACCTCTCGAGTGGATCTGGTTCGAAGATGAGTCCTTCGCCATCAGACCACAGATTCGGTCTAGGGACCGACTGTCACCTGAATTCCTGTATCAGCCCATTCCAGCAGCTCAACAATCCGAATCGGGTCGGATTAAACCCGAACAAACCGAGGTTCCTGGGGCCGAGCGCACAGGGAGCCTCCTTCGGGATGAGCAACGTAGCGAGCGTCCAGCACCCGAGGACAGCGGCCGACCTGCATCCGTCCGGAGGACTGGGTCAGGGCCTCGGAGGCCTGATGTCAAACGTCACCATGGGCTGGGGCTCGGGCAACAAGCAGGTGGCGGGCGGACTGGGCGTGCGGCGGTTGCCCAACCTGCTGCAGGACGTGGCGAACCATGCGTACCCGCAGAGGCACCTCGGGCCTCCCAACCAGATAGCCCCAGACATTGGCATGCTGCCTCTTAACCCCTCCGTCAGAGACGCGGGGCCCCGGCCCAGCCAGCCGCTCATGGGCTCTCCATCAGGGGTGGGGAACCTGAACCAGGCCTCCCCTGAACAGAGGGTGCCGGCGGGGAACTTCGCCGCCGAGCCCTGTTCCAGCTCTGGCGGCTACCAGAATAACAGAGCCAGCCACCTGACCTTTGACTTCCTGCCTGAGGGAGACAACACGGTTCCCGGCATCAACACGGACTCCGACTTCATAGACTCGCTGCTCAAGTCGGGCTCCGGTAACGATGACTGGATGAAAGACATCAATTTGGACGAGATTCTGGGCGGTCACTCGTGA